One Weissella ceti DNA window includes the following coding sequences:
- a CDS encoding ATP-dependent Clp protease ATP-binding subunit, which yields MEKQYTDSAKNVLTLAQEQAKRFQHQAVGTEHVLLALVLEHNSIAGKVLAQFFVNEAAVREEIEQFTGYGNLARDFNSSYLPYSPKVQTVLNQAAEQAKLAEQKQIGTEHILLALISDETILASRILAALEVNLSDLRHAIIQKTGFDPQTKANKKGDKRRRNQQKEPVEGTPLLDSLAKDLTQQARDQKMDPVIGRDAEVQRAIQILARRSKNNPVLVGEPGVGKTAIAEGLAQRIVAGNVPHDLAHKRLMMLDMGSLIAGTKFRGEFEDRLKNIVDEIQQEQDVILFIDELHTLIGAGGAEGAIDAANILKPALARGELQTIGATTLDEYQKYIEADAALERRFAKVMVEEPTQEEAIAILEGLKPRYEKFHQVAITDNAIQAAVKLSSRYLTDRFLPDKAIDLMDEAAAKVRITGVAEPTEHAKLQDALRQLQVEKEEAIAALDFEAAANLRHAEMAQRAALDAYEQVHANVAPVYAMSVDEADITKLLAEQTGIPLAEMATDEQTRLLHLEEDLHKRVIGQDEAVSAVARAIRRSRSGLKNPNRPIGTFMFLGPTGTGKTELAKALAATVFGSEENMIRVDMSEYREAHTASRLVGSAPGYVGYDEGGQLTEQVRRQPYSVLLLDEAEKAHPDIYNLMLQVFDDGYLTDAKGRKVDFRNTIIIMTSNLGATRLRDEKKVGFGSTSSADDYEAMKALVQATLKDAFRPEFINRLDESVVFHSLTKPELHEIVKLMSNDVIARLAERGIHAKLTPAAIDVVAEAGFDPEYGARPIRRALQTQVEDKLAEALLAGELTEDKQVVVGAKQGKITLTYKDVEKIAVPS from the coding sequence ATGGAAAAACAATATACAGATAGCGCGAAAAATGTTCTAACGTTAGCGCAAGAACAAGCCAAGCGTTTCCAACACCAAGCGGTGGGGACAGAACACGTTCTATTAGCATTAGTACTAGAACATAACAGTATCGCTGGTAAGGTATTGGCACAATTCTTTGTCAACGAAGCGGCGGTACGTGAAGAAATTGAACAATTCACCGGCTATGGAAACTTAGCTCGTGACTTTAATAGTAGTTACCTACCTTATTCACCTAAGGTGCAAACGGTTTTGAACCAAGCTGCTGAGCAAGCTAAGTTAGCTGAACAAAAGCAAATTGGGACAGAGCACATTTTGTTGGCATTGATTTCAGATGAAACAATTTTGGCCTCACGTATTTTGGCGGCCTTAGAAGTTAACTTGAGTGACTTGCGTCATGCAATTATTCAAAAGACTGGTTTTGACCCACAAACTAAGGCGAACAAGAAGGGTGACAAGCGTCGCCGTAACCAACAAAAGGAACCTGTTGAAGGGACGCCTTTGCTAGATTCTTTGGCTAAGGACCTAACGCAACAAGCACGTGATCAAAAGATGGATCCGGTGATTGGTCGTGATGCAGAAGTGCAACGTGCGATTCAAATCTTGGCACGTCGTTCTAAGAACAATCCTGTCTTGGTTGGAGAACCTGGGGTTGGTAAGACTGCGATTGCGGAAGGATTAGCCCAACGCATCGTGGCTGGTAACGTCCCACACGATTTGGCACATAAGCGTCTAATGATGTTGGATATGGGATCTTTGATTGCGGGGACTAAGTTCCGTGGTGAATTCGAAGATCGTTTGAAGAACATTGTGGATGAAATTCAACAAGAACAAGATGTTATTTTGTTTATTGATGAATTGCACACATTGATTGGTGCTGGTGGCGCTGAAGGTGCCATCGATGCAGCTAACATCTTGAAGCCAGCCTTGGCCCGTGGTGAACTACAAACAATTGGGGCAACGACATTAGATGAATACCAAAAGTACATTGAAGCTGATGCGGCGTTAGAACGTCGTTTCGCTAAGGTGATGGTTGAAGAACCTACCCAAGAAGAAGCGATTGCGATTCTTGAAGGTTTGAAGCCGCGTTATGAAAAGTTCCACCAAGTTGCGATTACAGACAATGCTATTCAAGCAGCGGTAAAGCTATCTAGCCGTTACCTAACGGATCGTTTCTTGCCTGACAAGGCCATTGACCTAATGGATGAAGCGGCCGCTAAGGTGCGTATTACGGGTGTTGCTGAACCAACAGAACACGCCAAGCTACAAGACGCTTTACGTCAATTACAAGTTGAAAAGGAAGAAGCCATTGCGGCTTTGGACTTTGAAGCAGCTGCGAACCTGCGTCATGCAGAAATGGCCCAACGTGCTGCGTTGGATGCGTATGAACAAGTACATGCAAATGTGGCGCCGGTTTATGCGATGTCAGTCGATGAAGCAGATATTACGAAGTTGTTAGCTGAACAAACAGGGATTCCATTGGCTGAAATGGCGACGGATGAACAAACACGTTTGCTACACTTAGAAGAAGACTTGCATAAGCGCGTTATCGGACAAGATGAAGCTGTATCTGCAGTTGCTCGTGCTATTCGTCGTAGTCGTTCTGGATTGAAGAATCCAAACCGTCCAATCGGGACATTTATGTTCTTAGGACCTACTGGAACAGGTAAGACTGAGTTGGCTAAGGCGCTGGCTGCGACTGTATTTGGTTCTGAAGAGAACATGATTCGTGTCGATATGTCTGAATACCGTGAAGCACACACAGCTAGTCGTCTAGTTGGTTCAGCGCCTGGTTACGTGGGATACGATGAAGGTGGACAATTGACTGAACAAGTACGTCGTCAACCATACTCAGTGCTACTATTGGATGAAGCGGAAAAGGCCCACCCAGATATTTACAACTTGATGTTGCAAGTGTTTGATGATGGGTACCTAACAGATGCTAAGGGTCGTAAGGTTGATTTCCGTAACACGATTATCATCATGACATCTAACTTAGGTGCAACACGTCTACGTGACGAAAAGAAGGTTGGATTTGGTTCAACATCATCTGCGGATGATTACGAAGCAATGAAGGCGTTGGTTCAAGCAACTTTGAAGGATGCGTTTCGACCAGAGTTCATTAACCGTTTGGATGAAAGTGTTGTCTTCCACTCACTAACTAAGCCAGAACTACACGAAATCGTGAAGTTGATGTCTAATGACGTCATTGCGCGTTTGGCTGAACGTGGTATCCACGCTAAGTTGACACCAGCTGCGATTGATGTGGTGGCTGAAGCTGGCTTTGATCCTGAATATGGTGCACGTCCAATTCGTCGAGCTTTGCAAACGCAAGTTGAAGATAAGTTGGCCGAAGCATTGTTGGCGGGTGAGTTAACAGAAGATAAGCAAGTTGTTGTAGGTGCAAAGCAAGGTAAGATTACTTTGACTTACAAAGATGTTGAAAAAATAGCCGTCCCTTCATAA
- the rpoB gene encoding DNA-directed RNA polymerase subunit beta has protein sequence MVGTLVKYGKHRVRRSYARIKEVLDLPNLIEIQTDSYNWFLDEGLREMFTDILPIEDFQDKLSLEFVDYKLMEPKYTVEEARDHDANYSAPLHVTLRLTNKETGEIKSQDVFFGDFPLMTEQGTFIINGAERVIVSQLVRSPGVYYNEAADKNGRPVYGTTFIPSRGAWMEFETDAKGLDYVRIDRTRKLPMTELVRALGFGSDTEILEILGSNYDSLGLTLDKDVHKDVNDSRVEEALKDIYDRLRPGEPKTAESARSLLTARFFDPRRYDLAPVGRYKINKKLSLKTRLMGMTLGETLADPETGEVLFEKGTLIDKKVMSVLAPFLDRDDFKTETHMPSEDAIVTEPVVLQRILVQDPSDPEAVVPMIGNGHFDETVRTVKTADIIAGMNYFLNLQLNIGQTDDIDHLGNRRVRRVGELLQNTFRIGLSRMERVVRERMSIQDPDTVTPQQLINIRPVVAAVKEFFGSSQLSQFMDQTNPLGELTNKRRLSALGPGGLTRDRAGYEVRDVHYTHYGRMDPIETPEGPNIGLINSLATYARVNRYGFIETPYRRVSWDTHKVTEKTDYLMADEEDNFVVAQGNSVLNDDGSFTTDTVLARKGHDNIEVPIDQVDYMDVSPKQIVAVATAAIPFLENDDSNRALMGANMQRQAVPLIDPHSPLIGTGIEYKAAHDAGVAIIAKFAGVVEYVDGREIRVRRDDGSLDKYKLMKFRRSNAGKNYNQRPIVKVGDIIDVDDVLADGPSMEQGELALGQNPLIAFMTWQGYNFEDAIIINERLIRDDVYTSIHIEEYESEARDTKLGPEEFTREIPNTGEEQLKNLDDRGIIRVGAEVDDGDILVGKVTPKGVTELSAEERLLHAIFGEKAREVRDTSLKVPHGGGGVVQDVRIFTRENGDELAPGVNMMVRVYIAQRRKIQVGDKMAGRHGNKGTVSVIVPSEDMPYMPDGTPVDIMLSPMGVPSRMNIGQVLELHLGMAARELGIHVASPVFDGARDSDIWDAIKEAGLPADGKSVLYDGRTGEAFDKRVAVGIMHYMKLAHMAEDKIHARSIGPYSLVTQQPLGGKAQFGGQRFGEMEVWALEAYGAAHTLQEILTYKSDDVVGRVKTYEAIIKGEQIPKPGVPESFRVLVKELQALGLDMKVLDANSEEIELRDMDDDMENEVVNLDKATDSVDKAVEAKFNREDEGQVADDVIQINEVRED, from the coding sequence TTGGTAGGAACACTAGTTAAATACGGTAAACACCGTGTTCGTCGTAGTTACGCGCGAATTAAGGAAGTCCTTGATTTGCCAAACTTGATTGAAATCCAAACGGATTCATACAACTGGTTCTTGGATGAAGGATTGCGTGAAATGTTTACAGACATTTTGCCAATTGAAGATTTCCAAGATAAGTTGTCATTGGAATTTGTGGACTATAAGCTTATGGAGCCTAAGTACACAGTAGAAGAAGCACGTGACCATGATGCGAATTATTCAGCACCATTGCACGTTACGTTGCGTCTAACAAACAAAGAAACTGGTGAGATCAAGTCTCAAGATGTATTCTTTGGTGATTTCCCATTGATGACAGAACAAGGTACGTTCATCATCAACGGTGCGGAACGTGTTATCGTTTCACAACTTGTACGTTCACCTGGTGTGTACTACAACGAAGCAGCTGACAAGAACGGACGTCCTGTTTACGGAACTACTTTCATTCCTAGCCGTGGTGCTTGGATGGAATTCGAAACAGATGCTAAGGGATTGGACTACGTACGTATCGACCGTACACGTAAGTTGCCAATGACTGAATTGGTTCGTGCCCTAGGTTTCGGTTCAGACACTGAAATCTTGGAAATCTTGGGATCAAACTATGACTCTCTAGGATTGACTTTGGACAAGGATGTTCACAAGGATGTTAACGACTCTCGAGTTGAAGAAGCCTTGAAGGACATTTACGACCGTTTGCGTCCAGGAGAACCTAAGACTGCAGAATCAGCTCGTTCATTGTTGACAGCTCGATTCTTCGACCCACGTCGTTACGATTTGGCACCAGTTGGTCGTTACAAGATCAACAAGAAGTTGTCATTGAAGACACGTTTGATGGGTATGACTTTGGGTGAAACTTTGGCAGATCCTGAAACTGGTGAAGTGTTGTTCGAAAAGGGAACATTGATCGACAAGAAGGTTATGAGTGTCTTGGCACCATTCCTTGATCGTGATGACTTTAAGACAGAAACACACATGCCATCAGAAGATGCGATTGTTACAGAACCTGTTGTCTTGCAACGTATCCTAGTTCAAGACCCTTCAGATCCTGAAGCTGTTGTGCCTATGATCGGAAACGGTCACTTCGACGAAACTGTTCGTACTGTTAAGACAGCCGACATCATCGCCGGAATGAACTACTTCTTGAACCTACAATTGAACATCGGTCAAACTGATGACATCGATCACTTGGGAAACCGTCGTGTTCGTCGTGTTGGTGAATTGTTGCAAAACACATTCCGTATTGGTTTGAGCCGTATGGAACGTGTGGTTCGCGAACGTATGTCAATTCAAGATCCTGATACTGTAACACCACAACAATTGATCAACATTCGTCCAGTTGTTGCGGCTGTTAAGGAATTCTTCGGATCTTCACAATTGTCACAATTCATGGACCAAACAAACCCATTGGGTGAATTGACTAACAAGCGTCGTCTTTCAGCCCTTGGACCTGGTGGTTTGACACGTGACCGTGCCGGATATGAAGTCCGAGACGTTCACTATACTCACTATGGACGTATGGACCCAATCGAAACACCTGAAGGACCTAACATCGGGTTGATCAACTCATTGGCCACATACGCTCGTGTTAACCGTTACGGATTCATCGAAACACCTTACCGTCGTGTCTCATGGGACACACACAAGGTTACAGAAAAGACTGACTACCTAATGGCCGACGAAGAAGATAACTTCGTTGTTGCGCAAGGTAACTCTGTCTTGAACGATGATGGTTCATTTACAACTGATACTGTTTTGGCCCGTAAGGGACACGACAACATCGAAGTGCCAATCGACCAAGTCGACTACATGGACGTTTCTCCTAAGCAAATCGTTGCGGTTGCCACTGCGGCTATTCCTTTCTTGGAAAACGACGACTCAAACCGTGCCTTGATGGGTGCCAACATGCAACGTCAAGCTGTTCCTTTGATTGATCCACATTCACCATTGATTGGTACTGGGATTGAATACAAGGCAGCCCACGACGCCGGTGTTGCGATCATCGCGAAGTTTGCTGGTGTAGTTGAATACGTTGATGGACGCGAAATCCGCGTTCGTCGCGATGACGGTTCATTGGACAAGTACAAGCTAATGAAGTTCCGTCGTTCAAACGCTGGTAAGAACTACAACCAACGTCCAATCGTTAAGGTTGGCGACATCATCGACGTAGATGACGTTTTGGCTGATGGACCATCAATGGAACAAGGTGAATTGGCCTTGGGACAAAACCCATTGATCGCCTTCATGACATGGCAAGGATACAACTTTGAAGATGCCATCATCATTAACGAACGTTTGATTCGTGATGACGTGTACACGTCAATTCACATTGAAGAATACGAATCAGAAGCTCGTGACACAAAGCTTGGCCCTGAAGAATTCACTCGTGAAATCCCTAACACTGGGGAAGAACAATTGAAGAACTTGGACGACCGTGGAATTATCCGCGTCGGGGCTGAAGTTGATGATGGCGACATCTTGGTTGGTAAGGTTACACCTAAGGGTGTTACTGAATTGTCAGCTGAAGAACGCTTGTTGCACGCCATCTTCGGTGAAAAGGCTCGCGAAGTTCGCGATACTTCATTGAAGGTGCCACACGGTGGTGGTGGTGTGGTTCAAGACGTTCGTATCTTCACTCGTGAAAACGGTGATGAATTGGCACCAGGGGTTAACATGATGGTTCGTGTATACATTGCACAACGTCGTAAGATCCAAGTTGGTGACAAGATGGCGGGACGTCACGGAAACAAGGGTACGGTTTCAGTTATCGTGCCTTCTGAAGACATGCCATACATGCCAGACGGAACTCCAGTTGATATCATGCTTTCACCCATGGGTGTGCCTTCTCGTATGAATATCGGTCAAGTGCTTGAATTGCACTTGGGTATGGCTGCTCGTGAACTAGGTATCCACGTTGCTTCTCCTGTCTTTGACGGGGCTCGTGACTCAGATATCTGGGATGCTATTAAGGAAGCTGGATTGCCAGCTGACGGTAAGAGCGTACTTTACGACGGACGTACTGGTGAAGCCTTCGACAAGCGTGTTGCGGTTGGTATCATGCACTACATGAAGCTAGCCCACATGGCGGAAGACAAGATCCACGCCCGTTCAATCGGACCTTACTCACTTGTTACGCAACAACCATTGGGTGGTAAAGCTCAATTCGGTGGACAGCGTTTCGGTGAAATGGAAGTTTGGGCCCTTGAAGCGTACGGGGCTGCTCACACATTGCAAGAAATCTTGACATACAAGTCCGACGACGTTGTTGGACGTGTTAAGACATACGAAGCAATCATTAAGGGTGAACAAATTCCTAAGCCAGGTGTTCCGGAATCATTCCGTGTCTTGGTTAAGGAATTGCAAGCTCTTGGTTTGGACATGAAGGTTCTTGACGCAAATTCAGAAGAAATTGAATTGCGCGACATGGACGATGACATGGAAAACGAAGTCGTTAACCTAGATAAGGCTACTGACTCTGTTGACAAGGCCGTTGAAGCTAAGTTCAATCGTGAAGACGAAGGACAAGTTGCTGACGACGTTATCCAAATCAATGAAGTACGCGAAGATTAA
- a CDS encoding iron-containing alcohol dehydrogenase, with the protein MNEFTYGNSTEIRFGEERFWNELAEVLAQFGPRVLFVYGGGSIKTSGVYDQIMAQLEGFEVTELAGVEPNPKIDSVRKGQALAQSEDVDVILAVGGGSVIDASKVIASAKYYIGDAWDLVLDSELRFEIDQVPVVDILTLAATGTEMNTGSVISNPETHQKLATFGPNTPAVSFEDPSLTYSVSAYQTSAGAMDIMSHLLEQYFDKALATDVQDGMIEGMLRSVIKWGPIAVAEPKNYDARANLMWGSTQALNGLVGTGKDDEWSVHPIEHELSAYYDITHAVGLGILTPHWMKMVLNDDTAPKFARYAQQVWGVTGDDDYTMAIEGIKKTAEWIKQMNIPATLPEVGITSDVHFKAIAEAAVENGNLSMAFMPMDAEMVEDLYRDAMEPLHLT; encoded by the coding sequence ATGAATGAGTTTACGTATGGGAATTCAACTGAAATTCGTTTTGGTGAAGAGCGTTTTTGGAATGAATTAGCTGAAGTATTGGCACAATTTGGACCACGAGTATTATTTGTATATGGTGGAGGTTCTATTAAGACTAGTGGCGTATATGACCAAATTATGGCGCAATTAGAAGGTTTTGAAGTGACTGAATTAGCTGGTGTGGAACCTAATCCCAAGATTGACTCAGTTCGTAAGGGACAAGCTTTGGCACAATCCGAAGATGTAGATGTCATTCTAGCTGTTGGTGGAGGATCTGTTATTGATGCAAGTAAGGTAATTGCGTCTGCCAAATACTATATTGGTGATGCATGGGACTTGGTACTAGATTCAGAACTACGTTTTGAGATTGACCAAGTACCGGTTGTTGATATCTTGACATTGGCTGCGACTGGAACAGAGATGAACACAGGTTCTGTTATCTCTAACCCAGAAACACACCAAAAGTTGGCAACGTTTGGGCCCAATACACCAGCAGTCTCATTTGAAGATCCTTCTTTGACATACTCAGTATCTGCCTACCAAACATCAGCGGGTGCCATGGATATCATGTCACACTTGCTAGAACAATACTTTGATAAGGCGCTAGCAACTGATGTGCAAGACGGTATGATCGAAGGAATGCTACGCTCAGTAATTAAGTGGGGACCAATTGCGGTTGCGGAACCAAAGAATTACGATGCTCGTGCTAACTTGATGTGGGGATCAACTCAAGCGTTGAACGGCCTAGTTGGAACAGGTAAGGATGATGAATGGTCAGTGCACCCAATTGAACACGAATTGTCAGCTTACTATGACATCACGCACGCAGTTGGGCTAGGAATTCTAACACCACACTGGATGAAGATGGTGTTGAATGATGATACAGCGCCTAAGTTTGCACGTTATGCCCAACAAGTTTGGGGTGTAACTGGCGATGATGACTACACAATGGCCATTGAGGGTATTAAGAAGACGGCAGAATGGATTAAGCAAATGAACATCCCTGCTACACTACCTGAAGTTGGTATTACATCAGATGTTCACTTTAAGGCCATAGCAGAGGCAGCTGTAGAAAACGGAAACTTGAGTATGGCCTTCATGCCAATGGACGCTGAAATGGTTGAAGACTTATATCGTGATGCAATGGAGCCACTACATTTGACTTAA
- the rpoC gene encoding DNA-directed RNA polymerase subunit beta', whose amino-acid sequence MIDVNKFESMQIGLASPNKIRSWSHGEVKKPETINYRTLKPEKDGLFDERIFGPTKDYECACGKYKRIRYKGIVCDRCGVEVTTAKVRRERMGHIELAAPVSHIWYFKGIPSRMGLVLDMSPRSLEEIIYFASYVVTDAGDTPLVEKQLLSEREYREHKQQYGTAFKAGMGAEAIKALLANVDLEGEVAQLKAELREATGQKRIRAVRRLDIIEAFVKSGNKPEWMVMDVIPVIPPDLRPMVQLEGGRFATSDLNDLYRRVINRNNRLKRLLELNAPGIIVQNEKRMLQEAVDALVDNGRRGRPVTGPGNRPLKSLSHMLKGKQGRFRQNLLGKRVDYSGRSVIDVGPFLKMNQMGLPVPMAVELFRPFIMKELVEREMAGNIRAAKRKIDRRDDEVMDVLEDVIKEHPVLLNRAPTLHRLGIQAFEPVLVSGKAMRLHPLVTEAYNADFDGDQMAIHVPLSDEAQAEARLLMLAAGHILAPKDGKPIVAPSQDMVIGNYYLTTEESGREGEGMIFKDINEARTALQNGYVHWHTRVGVQTSSFPASKPFTDEQRSRIMVTSVGKLLFNDILPTDFPYLNEPTEANLKGIDDRFFLEPGTDVKAYLADTAILPPFKKGYLSDIIAEVYKIYKVTETSLLLDRMKDLGYADSTKSGLTVGVADVTELKEKPAIIEAAHEKVATVTKQFRRGLITDDERYERIIEIWNRAKDDITEKLIAHFEVDNNIFMMSDSGARGNISNFSQLAGMRGLMAAPNGKIMELPIIANFREGLSVLEMFFSTHGARKGMTDTALKTADSGYMTRRLVDVAQDVIIREMDCGTDRGLDVAAIMNGNEVIEPLYDRILGRFAQKTVLHPETGEVIVAHNQMIEEAEAKAIIEAGITSVNIRSAFTCNTEHGVCVLDYGRNMATGDIVEVGEAAGTIAAQSIGEPGTQLTMRTFHTGGVAGNDITQGLPRVQEIFEARNPKGRAMITEVTGEVKSIEENPAERTKEVTIEGKTDTRTYTLPMAARMRVAEGDMIHRGETLNEGSADPKEMIEVRDTLATENYLVDQVQMVYRMQGVEISDKHIEVMARQMIRKVRVMDPGETDLLPGTLMDIAEFREANEKPLVEGKLPATARPVLLGITKASLETNSFLSAASFQETTRVLTDAAIRGKNDPLVGLKENVIIGKLIPAGTGMKQYQAVQPEVVGAPVVNNEDATKVPSIADIENSMNQEQEVTD is encoded by the coding sequence ATGATTGATGTCAATAAATTTGAAAGCATGCAAATCGGTTTGGCAAGTCCAAACAAGATTCGCAGCTGGTCACATGGTGAAGTTAAGAAGCCCGAAACTATCAATTATCGAACACTAAAGCCTGAAAAGGATGGATTGTTTGATGAACGAATCTTTGGTCCTACCAAGGATTACGAATGTGCCTGTGGAAAGTACAAGCGTATTCGTTATAAGGGAATCGTCTGTGACCGATGTGGTGTTGAAGTAACTACTGCAAAGGTACGTCGCGAACGTATGGGGCACATTGAATTGGCTGCTCCAGTTTCACACATCTGGTACTTCAAGGGAATCCCATCACGTATGGGTCTTGTCTTGGACATGTCACCACGTTCACTAGAAGAGATCATTTACTTCGCTTCTTACGTGGTTACTGATGCCGGTGACACACCACTTGTTGAAAAGCAATTGTTGTCAGAACGTGAATACCGCGAACACAAGCAACAATACGGTACTGCCTTTAAGGCTGGTATGGGTGCGGAAGCCATCAAGGCATTGCTAGCCAATGTTGACCTTGAAGGTGAAGTCGCTCAATTGAAGGCTGAATTGCGTGAAGCAACTGGTCAAAAGCGTATTCGTGCCGTTCGTCGTTTGGACATTATCGAAGCCTTCGTTAAGTCAGGTAACAAGCCTGAATGGATGGTAATGGATGTTATTCCAGTTATCCCACCTGACTTGCGTCCGATGGTACAACTAGAAGGTGGTCGTTTTGCGACTTCTGACTTGAACGACTTGTACCGTCGTGTAATTAACCGTAACAACCGTTTGAAGCGTTTGCTAGAATTGAATGCCCCAGGTATTATCGTGCAAAACGAAAAGCGTATGTTGCAAGAAGCGGTCGACGCTTTGGTCGATAACGGTCGTCGTGGACGTCCCGTTACTGGTCCTGGTAACCGTCCGTTGAAGTCTTTGTCACACATGTTGAAGGGTAAGCAAGGACGTTTCCGTCAAAACTTGCTTGGAAAGCGTGTTGACTACTCTGGACGTTCAGTTATCGACGTTGGTCCATTCTTGAAGATGAACCAAATGGGATTGCCTGTGCCAATGGCCGTTGAATTGTTCCGTCCATTCATCATGAAGGAATTGGTTGAACGCGAAATGGCTGGAAACATCCGTGCCGCTAAGCGTAAGATCGACCGTCGTGATGATGAAGTGATGGACGTGTTGGAAGACGTTATCAAGGAACACCCAGTTCTATTGAACCGTGCCCCAACTCTTCACCGTCTTGGAATCCAAGCGTTCGAACCAGTGTTGGTTTCAGGTAAAGCAATGCGTTTGCACCCATTGGTTACTGAAGCGTACAACGCCGACTTCGACGGAGACCAAATGGCCATCCACGTTCCTTTGTCAGATGAAGCTCAAGCTGAAGCACGTTTGCTAATGCTTGCCGCTGGTCACATCTTGGCACCTAAGGACGGTAAGCCTATCGTTGCGCCATCACAAGACATGGTTATCGGTAACTACTACTTGACTACTGAAGAATCTGGTCGTGAAGGTGAAGGGATGATCTTTAAGGACATCAACGAAGCCCGCACTGCTTTGCAAAATGGTTATGTTCACTGGCACACTCGTGTTGGAGTTCAAACATCATCATTCCCAGCGTCAAAGCCATTTACCGATGAACAACGTTCACGCATTATGGTAACAAGTGTTGGTAAGTTGTTGTTCAACGACATCTTGCCTACTGACTTCCCATACTTGAACGAACCTACAGAAGCCAACTTGAAGGGTATTGACGATCGTTTCTTCCTAGAACCAGGAACTGACGTGAAGGCATACTTGGCAGATACTGCTATCTTGCCACCATTCAAGAAGGGTTACTTGTCAGACATCATCGCTGAAGTCTACAAGATCTACAAGGTTACAGAAACGTCATTGCTATTGGACCGTATGAAGGACCTTGGTTACGCAGACTCAACTAAGTCAGGTTTGACTGTTGGGGTTGCCGACGTTACTGAATTGAAGGAAAAGCCAGCAATCATTGAAGCAGCCCATGAAAAGGTTGCGACAGTGACAAAGCAATTCCGTCGTGGATTGATTACAGATGATGAACGTTATGAACGTATTATCGAAATTTGGAACCGCGCTAAGGATGATATCACTGAAAAGCTTATTGCTCACTTCGAAGTGGACAACAACATCTTCATGATGTCAGATTCAGGAGCTCGTGGTAACATCTCTAACTTCTCACAACTTGCTGGAATGCGTGGATTGATGGCCGCTCCTAACGGAAAGATCATGGAATTGCCGATCATCGCCAATTTCCGTGAAGGACTATCCGTTTTGGAAATGTTCTTCTCAACCCACGGAGCTCGTAAGGGTATGACCGACACGGCCTTGAAGACTGCCGACTCAGGTTACATGACTCGTCGTCTGGTTGACGTTGCGCAAGACGTTATCATTCGTGAAATGGATTGTGGAACTGATCGTGGTTTGGATGTTGCGGCTATCATGAACGGTAACGAAGTGATTGAACCACTTTACGACCGTATCTTGGGACGTTTCGCACAAAAGACTGTTCTTCACCCTGAAACTGGTGAAGTCATCGTTGCCCACAACCAAATGATTGAAGAAGCAGAAGCTAAGGCAATCATCGAAGCGGGTATTACTTCAGTTAACATCCGTTCAGCGTTCACTTGTAACACTGAACACGGAGTCTGTGTACTAGACTACGGTCGTAACATGGCTACTGGAGATATCGTTGAAGTTGGTGAAGCTGCCGGAACTATCGCCGCTCAATCAATCGGAGAACCTGGAACACAATTGACAATGCGTACTTTCCACACGGGTGGAGTTGCCGGAAACGACATCACGCAAGGTCTTCCTCGTGTCCAAGAAATCTTTGAAGCACGTAACCCTAAGGGTCGTGCGATGATTACTGAGGTTACTGGTGAAGTTAAGTCAATCGAAGAAAACCCAGCGGAACGTACGAAGGAAGTTACCATCGAAGGTAAGACTGATACTCGTACTTACACATTGCCTATGGCTGCACGTATGCGTGTTGCTGAAGGGGATATGATCCACCGTGGTGAAACTTTGAACGAAGGTTCAGCTGATCCTAAGGAAATGATCGAAGTTCGTGACACACTTGCTACAGAAAACTACTTGGTTGACCAAGTGCAAATGGTTTACCGTATGCAAGGTGTTGAGATCTCTGACAAGCACATCGAAGTTATGGCTCGTCAAATGATCCGTAAGGTTCGTGTCATGGATCCAGGTGAGACTGACTTGTTGCCAGGTACTTTGATGGATATCGCGGAATTCCGTGAAGCCAACGAAAAGCCATTGGTTGAAGGTAAGTTGCCAGCGACTGCTCGTCCAGTCTTGCTAGGTATTACTAAGGCCTCATTGGAAACAAACTCATTCTTGTCTGCCGCTTCCTTCCAAGAAACAACGCGTGTTCTTACAGACGCCGCTATTCGTGGAAAGAACGACCCATTGGTAGGATTGAAGGAAAATGTTATTATCGGTAAGTTGATTCCTGCTGGAACTGGTATGAAGCAATACCAAGCCGTACAACCTGAAGTTGTCGGTGCTCCAGTTGTAAACAACGAAGATGCTACTAAGGTGCCATCTATCGCTGACATTGAAAACTCAATGAACCAAGAACAAGAAGTAACTGACTAA